One Setaria viridis chromosome 5, Setaria_viridis_v4.0, whole genome shotgun sequence genomic region harbors:
- the LOC117855163 gene encoding uncharacterized protein, with protein sequence MEISASAAAAAFKPLLLRPLASSSPHPAATSSSTTVRRRPPTSSATTTVRRRARTRPRTGRSKPPADAGGDYFSGDDGGSGFGGSGGGGRWSWISGFGSGSGGPGDWEPDVPAPRRSAAEAALGVVYELMCLIALSNCTQFAVRRLAGLLAARVAALRFVPTVC encoded by the coding sequence ATGGAgatctccgcctccgccgcggctgccgcctTCAAACCGCTgctcctccgcccgctcgcaTCCTCCtcgccccaccccgccgccacctcctcctccaccaccgtccgccgccgcccgccgacctCCTCGGCCACCACCACGGTCCGCCGTCGCGCGCGCACCCGCCCCCGCACAGGCCGCTCCAAGCcccccgccgacgccggcggcgactaCTTCTCCGGTGACGACGGCGGCTCCGGCTTCGGGGGAtcaggcggcggagggcggtggAGCTGGATCAGCGGGTTCGGGTCCGGATCGGGGGGCCCCGGCGACTGGGAGCCCGACGTGCCCGCCCCCCGGAGGTCCGCGGCAGAGGCTGCGCTCGGGGTCGTCTATGAGCTCATGTGCCTCATCGCGCTCTCCAACTGCACCCAGTTCGCCGTCCGCAGGCTTGCGGGCCTCCTTGCAGCGCGCGTCGCCGCCCTGCGATTCGTCCCCACCGTCTGCTGA